The genomic DNA GCTGCGGTGATCATTTCACGGGGATACTGTTGTGCGATCTGAATTGAGTCTGCAATCAGAATGATTGTTCTTCTGGATGTTGTCTTTGCGACAATAAAGATATCGTGTATGGAGAGCTTTTTGGGTTTTAAGCCCAACCGTTTCCTGGTGTCAGCTACGGGTACACTTTCACCATGGAGATTTATGATTCCCCGGATGATAGGGGGGCTTTTGGGCAGGGGGGTAATTTCTGCAGCAGGAATGACCCTTTGTACACAATCCACATTCAGGGCGTAATGAGTCTCCTCAAGTGTGAATGGAAGAAGTGTTACATATTTCTGGTTCATTTTCTGTTCCTGCAAAATTTGTTTATCTCCGGAAAAAATCGGCCCGTGTAAATTGTTTTGCTTATGATAAAAGGATAAAATAATTAAGGGAACTCATGGGTGCTTAAGGAGGGATGATGCAGTGCTGGGGAGTGTGGGTTTTCATATCGGTTTAATCTCTACTGTAAGAATGGCTTAGGGGTAAATGTTGGATTCTGTTTTCAGGGATAGATTTGTTTTGAATTTCTAAACTAAAGCAAAGGATGTGCCAGCTCAGAGGGGCATAATATCTGCTCATTTTTGACTTAAAGGTACCCTGGCCGGTAACTATTTTTTTACTCGGCTTTTAAGGGAGTAATAAATATGGGATACTACAACGAAAAGACTCCCCATCCCGCAGAAGATATTGTCAATTCAATCTCTGACCCGCTTATCCTCATAGATAAGGAACTGCAGATAACCTGGGTCAGCAGATCGTTTTATCAGACATTTGAGGTTGAATTGGACACGCTTTCTGTTATCGGGAAATCTCTGTCGGAGTTGGGTGGGGGATGGAACCGCGCAGAGCTTAAAGAGCTGATTCGTACGAGCATTACAACCGGCAATTGTTTCAAAGGCTTTGAACTGCAGTATTCCCCCACCGCGGGAAACGGGGAAAAACGACTCTCTCTCGATGGGAAAAAACTGGAGAGCAGTAAAGGAAAACCAACACAACTCCTTATCACAGTTCGGGATATTACTGAGAAATATATTTTGCAGCAGAAACTCCTGGGGTCAGAAAAAAAACTCCGCGAACTGGTGGAAGAGATAAACAGTATAATCATCGGTTTCAATGCTGAAGGGGAGATAACGTTTTTTAACCACTTTTCTGAAAAACTGTTCGGCTACAACAGATCTGAAATTTTAGGCAAGTCTTTTGTGGGAACTATTATCCCCACAGTTGATTCAAAGGGCTTCGATAATTCCTCTATCCCCATCCGGATTTCCAAAACACCTGAGGAATTCTACTCAAAAGAGAGTGAGGGGAAAAGAAAAGATGGCTCAAGGATATATTTCTCCTGGAGCGCCAAAGCTTTCCGTGATCAGGCGGGGAATGTAACTGAAATTCTGATTGATGGAAATGATATCACCGAGAAATTTTTGGAAAGAGAAAAATTTGAAGAGAAGCAAAGAGTTGTTCTTGAACAGATTGTAAATGATCTTCCGTTTGGAGTTGCACTTCATGAAGGTCCTGAGTTTATCACCACAATTGTAAATAAAAGCTACTATGATTTTGCCCACGGTAAGGGGGAGATAAAGGGCAGGGCGGTACGGGATGTCTGGCCCGAAATCAAAGATCAGATCATACCGCTTCTGGAGAGGGTGTATAAGACTGGTGAGCCTTTTCATGGCAGGGATGTGGAGTTTACTGTTGTCCGGGACAGTGGGCCGGAAAAGGCCTGGTTTTCTTTCAGTTATCTGCCTTTCTACGGATATGAGGGGGTTATAAGCGGGGTTCTTGTATGGTCGGTGGAAACAACCGAGACTGTGCTGGCCAGAAAAGAGGTCTGGAAAACACTTGAAAGTATTGGGGATGGTTTTTACGCCTGCGATGAGCGGTGGCGATTTGTGTATGTAAATTCACAGGCAGAGCAGATGCTTGGTGTCTCCCGTGATGAGTTGTTGGGCAAAGTACTCTGGGAGGTTTTCCAGGGCTCAGGGCAAACACGTCTGGGTGAGGAGTATCCTCGTTCTGCTGCCGGCGAAAAAAGAGATTTTGAACTTTTCTATACACCATTTAACCGCTGGTTTCATGTAAGAAGTTTTCCACGTGAGGGTGGTGGGATATCGGCCTACTTTGAAGATATCACAGAAAAAAGGGGTTCCGAAGAAAGATTACAAGAGGTAACGGGGATGCTTGAGGCGTTCTTTGATACATCCCCGGTCCCACTCGATATTTTCGATGAAAAAATGAGGTATTTAAAAACCACAAACCAGACCGCGTCATACTTTGGGCTCACACCCCATGAGATGATCGGAAAACCGATCTCTGAACTCAGCCCCGCTTTCTTTAAAAGATTTCTGAAATCTGTTTTGACAGAAGTAATTGAAAACGGCACTGTTTACAGAAATCTGGAATTCAGTGGGGAAGATCCAAAAACCGGGCTGGAAAATTACTTTTTCAGGGCTTCTTTTTTTCCCGTCTCTCTTTCGGGCGGGAAACGTGGCGCAGGGGCTGTATGGATTGATATTACAGAGCAGAAAATCGCTAACCTTGAGCTGCAGAGATTGCTTCAGGAGGTGAAAAAGAGGGCGGAGGAAGCGGAGGAGGGAAGGCGTACACTTGAGGCTTTAATGGAAAATATTCCCGAAGGGATTACTCTGGCAGATACACCCGATGTAAAAATCCGCATGATGAGTCTTTACGGGCAGAAACTGCTTGGAGAAAACCATATAGGTTTGACTGCAGGCAGTGCTGCTCAGAGATGGAAAACCTTCCATCCCGATGGAATAACCCCGATGTCAGAGGAGCAGCTTCCTTTGGTAAGGGCTGTGAAAAACGGAGACGTTCTGCAGGATTTTGAGCTTGTCCAGATAGATGAAATGGGAAACCGATTATTTCTCCTGTGCAATGCGGCTCCAATAAAGGACCGCTTGGGGGAGGTAATCGGAGGGATTTTAGTGTGGCGCGATCTCTCCGAGCGCAGGCGGGCTGAGGAAAAAATAAGAGAGAGTGAGGAGCGGTTTCGCACATTGGCAGATAATATCTCTCAGTTTGCCTGGATGGCGGATACAAACGGGTCTGTTTATTGGTACAACAAACGCTGGTACGATTATACAGGAACAACTTTGGAGGAAATGGAAGGTTGGGGGTGGACAAACGCAGTCCACCTGGATTATGTGGAGCGGGTAGTGAGTAAATTAAAGCGAAGCTGGGATGCGGGGGTGTTCTGGGAAGATA from Chitinispirillum alkaliphilum includes the following:
- a CDS encoding sensory box histidine kinase — translated: MGYYNEKTPHPAEDIVNSISDPLILIDKELQITWVSRSFYQTFEVELDTLSVIGKSLSELGGGWNRAELKELIRTSITTGNCFKGFELQYSPTAGNGEKRLSLDGKKLESSKGKPTQLLITVRDITEKYILQQKLLGSEKKLRELVEEINSIIIGFNAEGEITFFNHFSEKLFGYNRSEILGKSFVGTIIPTVDSKGFDNSSIPIRISKTPEEFYSKESEGKRKDGSRIYFSWSAKAFRDQAGNVTEILIDGNDITEKFLEREKFEEKQRVVLEQIVNDLPFGVALHEGPEFITTIVNKSYYDFAHGKGEIKGRAVRDVWPEIKDQIIPLLERVYKTGEPFHGRDVEFTVVRDSGPEKAWFSFSYLPFYGYEGVISGVLVWSVETTETVLARKEVWKTLESIGDGFYACDERWRFVYVNSQAEQMLGVSRDELLGKVLWEVFQGSGQTRLGEEYPRSAAGEKRDFELFYTPFNRWFHVRSFPREGGGISAYFEDITEKRGSEERLQEVTGMLEAFFDTSPVPLDIFDEKMRYLKTTNQTASYFGLTPHEMIGKPISELSPAFFKRFLKSVLTEVIENGTVYRNLEFSGEDPKTGLENYFFRASFFPVSLSGGKRGAGAVWIDITEQKIANLELQRLLQEVKKRAEEAEEGRRTLEALMENIPEGITLADTPDVKIRMMSLYGQKLLGENHIGLTAGSAAQRWKTFHPDGITPMSEEQLPLVRAVKNGDVLQDFELVQIDEMGNRLFLLCNAAPIKDRLGEVIGGILVWRDLSERRRAEEKIRESEERFRTLADNISQFAWMADTNGSVYWYNKRWYDYTGTTLEEMEGWGWTNAVHLDYVERVVSKLKRSWDAGVFWEDIFPLRSKDGTYRWFLSRALPIRDDRGEIVRWFGTNTDFTERKELEDELLRRTEQLASANKELESFSYSVAHDLRGPLRSVIGFSDLMIEDCFNSLNGECREYLARIKKGAVRMGSIIDDLLALSKISRQEMDIRDVNLSQMAQTIIEEIRETYPQRPAKVRIQKGLWVKADPRLMSAALLNLFSNAWKYSAKSDSPLIEFGTLEKEGQTIYFVKDNGAGFDMKHYHKLFEPFKRLHSEKTFAGTGIGLAIVERTVTRHGGKIWAESEPGHGAVFYFTLEIPHSDEG
- a CDS encoding chemotaxis protein CheW, whose amino-acid sequence is MNQKYVTLLPFTLEETHYALNVDCVQRVIPAAEITPLPKSPPIIRGIINLHGESVPVADTRKRLGLKPKKLSIHDIFIVAKTTSRRTIILIADSIQIAQQYPREMITAADQMIGTYDYIQGVVTLEDGLILIHDIDIFLSLEENKQLDDSLENLNRRGDE